The following are encoded in a window of Salmo trutta chromosome 9, fSalTru1.1, whole genome shotgun sequence genomic DNA:
- the LOC115200068 gene encoding U5 small nuclear ribonucleoprotein 200 kDa helicase: protein MADVTARSLQYEYKANSNLVLQADRSLIDRTRRDEPTGEVLSLVGKLVGTKMGDKSQRTKPSMQGEKRAKRRKRDEDGHDMNKMKGFTLLSEGIDEMVGIVYKPKTKETRETYEVLLSFIQAALGDQPRDILCGAADEVLAVLKNDKMRDKERRREVEQLLGPADDTRYHVLVNLGKKISDYGGDKELQNMDDNIDETYGVNVQFESDEEEGDEDQFGEVRDDGSDEESEGEEADLGCTLTANLGVTGDVMTAKKKELHPRDIDAFWLQRQLSRFYDDAIISQKKADEVLEILKTASDDRECENQLVLLLGFNTFDFIKILRQHRRMIQYCTMLASAQSEAEKEKIIGKMEADPDLSKVLYQLQETEKEDIIREERSRRERVRKSRVDNDLESMDIDHGESMAPKQLLDLEDLAFTQGSHFMANKRCQLPDGSFRKQRKGYEEVHVPALKPKPFADDEVLVAIEKLPKYAQAGFEGFKTLNRIQSKLFKTAMETDENLLVCAPTGAGKTNVALMAMLREIGKHINLDGTINLDDFKIIYVAPMRSLVQEMVGSFSKRLASYGITVSELTGDHQLCKEEINATQVIVCTPEKWDIITRKGGERTYTQLVRLIIIDEIHLLHDDRGPVLESLVARTIRNVELTQEDVRLLGLSATLPNYEDVATCLRVDPAKGLFYFDNSFRPVPLEQTYVGITEKKAIKRFQIMNEIVYEKVMEHAGKNQVLVFVHSRKETGKTARAIRDMCLEKDTLGLFLREGSASTEVLRTEAEQCKNLELKDLLPYGFAIHHAGMTRVDRTLVEDLFADRHIQVLVSTATLAWGVNLPAHTVIIKGTQVYSPEKGRWTELGALDILQMLGRAGRPQYDTKGEGILITSHGELQYYLSLLNQQLPIESQMVSKLPDMLNAEIVLGNVQNAKDAVNWLGYTYLYVRMLRNPTLYGVSHDDRSSDPLLERRRMDLIHTAANVLDKNSLVKYDKRTGAFQVTDLGRIASHFYITHNSIQTYNQLLKPTLSEIELFRVFSLSSEFRNITVREEEKLELQKLLERVPIPVKESIEEPSAKINVLLQAYISQLKLEGFALMADMVYVTQSAGRLMRAIFEIVLSRGWAQLTDKTMNLCKMIDKRMWQSMSPLRQFRKLPEEVIKKIEKKNFPFERLYDLNHNEIGELIRMPKMGKTIHKYVHQFPKLDLAVHLQPITRSTLKVELTITPDFQWDDKVHGSSEAFWILVEDVDSEVILHHEYFLLKAKYAQDEHLVTFFVPVFEPLPPQYFIRVASDRWLSCETQLPVSFRHLILPEKYPPPTELLDLQPLPVTALRNAAFETLYQNKFPFFNPIQTQVFNAVYNSDDNVFVGAPTGSGKTICAEFAILRMLLHNAEGRCVYITPMEALAEQVFVDWHQKFQDALNKKVVLLTGETSTDLKLLGKGDIIVSTPDKWDILSRRWKQRKNVQNVSLFIVDETHLIGGENGPVLEVICSRMRYISSQIERPIRIVALSSSLSNAKDVAHWLGCSTTATFNFHPNVRPVPLELHIQGFNVSHTQTRLLSMAKPVYHAIMKHSPSKPAVVFVPSRRQTRLTAIDILTFCAADVVPQRFLHCTEKDLAPFLEKVTDGTLKETLANGVGYLHEGLSTIERRIVEQLFNSGAVQVVVASRSLCWGTNISAHLVVIMDTQYYNGKIHAYVDYPIYDVLQMVGKANRPLQDDEGRCVIMCQGSKKDFFKKFLYEPLPVESHLDHCMHDHFNAEIVTKTVENKQDAVDYLTWTFLYRRMTQNPNYYNLQGMSHRHLSDHLSELVENTLHDLEQSKCISIEDEMDVAPLNLGMIAAYYYINYTTIELFSMSLNAKTKIRGLIEIISNAAEYKNIPIRHHEDNLLRQLAQKVPHKLNNPKFNDPHVKTNLLLQAHLSRMQLSAELQSDTEEILSKAVRLIQACVDVLSSNGWLSPALAAMELAQMVTQAMWSKDSYLKQLPYFTLEHIKRCTDKGVESIFDIMEMEDEDRSGLLQLSDTQIADVARFCNRYPNIELSYEVAEKENIKSGGPVLVLVQLEREEEVTGPVIAPLFPQKREEGWWVVIGDPKSNSLISIKRLTLQQKAKVKLDFVAPVLGIHNYTLYFMSDAYMGCDQEYKFSVDVKEAESDGDSDSD, encoded by the exons ATGACAACATTGACGAAACATACGGGGTGAACGTCCAGTTTGAATCGGATGAGGAGGAGGGTGATGAGGACCAGTTTGGGGAGGTGCGAGATGATGGCTCAGAtgaagagagtgaaggagaggaagCAGACTTGGGCTGCACCCTGACGGCCAAC CTTGGTGTGACAGGTGATGTGATGACAGCCAAGAAGAAGGAGCTACACCCTCGTGACATTGATGCCTTCTGGCTCCAGCGTCAGCTCAGCCGTTTCTATGATGATGCCATAATCTCTCAGAAGAAAGCAGATGAGGTTCTGGAGATCCTCAAG ACGGCCAGTGATGACAGAGAATGTGAGAACCAGCTGGTCTTACTGTTGGGATTCAACACTTTTGACTTCATCAAAATCCTTCGGCAGCATCGGCGGATGA TCCAGTACTGTACCATGTTGGCAAGTGCTCAGAGCGAAGCAGAGAAGGAGAAGATTATAGGAAAGATGGAGGCAGATCCAGACTTGTCCAAAGTTCTTTACCAGCTGCAGGAGACTGAGAAGGAGGATATTATTAGG GAGGAGCGATCTcgcagggagagagtgaggaagtcTCGCGTGGACAATGACTTAGAGTCTATGGACATCGACCacggagag TCCATGGCCCCTAAACAACTGCTGGACCTGGAGGACCTGGCCTTCACCCAGGGAAGCCACTTCATGGCCAACAAGAGATGCCAGCTACCAGACGGCTCCTTCCGCAAGCAACGCAAAGGCTACGAGGAGGTGCACGTTCCTGCCCTCAAGCCCAAGCCCTTCGCTGACgatgag GTGCTGGTGGCCATTGAGAAGCTTCCCAAGTATGCCCAGGCAGGTTTCGAAGGATTCAAAACCCTGAACCGCATCCAGAGCAAGCTGTTCAAGACTGCTATGGAGACCGACGAGAACCTGCTTGTGTGCGCTCCTACG GGGGCAGGCAAGACCAACGTGGCCCTGATGGCAATGCTGAGGGAGATCGGCAAGCACATCAACCTGGACGGAACCATCAACTTGGACGACTTCAAGATCATCTACGTTGCTCCGATGCGCTCGCTGGTACAGGAGATGGTGGGGAGCTTTAGTAAG cGTCTAGCCAGTTACGGCATCACAGTGTCTGAGCTGACCGGAGACCACCAGCTATGTAAAGAGGAGATTAACGCCACCCAGGTCATCGTCTGCACCCCAGAGAAATGGGACATCATCACGCGCAAAGGAGGCGAGCGCACCTACACCCAGCTAGTGCGCCTCATCATCATT GATGAGATCCATCTGCTGCATGACGACCGTGGGCCAGTCCTAGAGTCTCTGGTGGCCAGGACCATCCGCAACGTGGAGCTGACCCAGGAGGACGTGCGTCTGCTGGGTCTCAGTGCCACCCTGCCAAACTACGAGGACGTGGCCACCTGCCTGCGTGTGGACCCCGCTAAGGGACTTTTCTACTTCGACAACAG TTTCCGCCCAGTGCCTCTGGAGCAGACATATGTGGGCATCACTGAGAAGAAGGCCATCAAGCGCTTCCAGATCATGAATGAGATCGTCTATGAGAAGGTCATGGAGCATGCTGGGAAGAACCAG GTGCTGGTCTTTGTCCACTCCAGGAAGGAGACTGGGAAGACGGCCCGGGCCATCAGGGACATGTGTCTGGAGAAGGACACTTTGGGGCTGTTCCTGAGGGAGGGCTCAGCCTCCACCGAGGTCCTCAGGACTGAAGCAGAGCAGTGCAAG AACCTTGAGCTTAAGGACTTGCTGCCTTACGGTTTCGCCATCCATCATGCTGGTATGACCAGAGTGGACCGTACCTTGGTAGAAGATCTCTTTGCTGATCGCCACATCCAG GTGCTGGTGTCCACAGCCACATTGGCCTGGGGTGTGAATCTGCCTGCTCATACTGTCATCATCAAAGGCACCCAGGTGTACAGCCCAGAGAAAGGCCGATGGACAGAGCTGGGAGCCCTGGACATTCTACAG ATGCTTGGTCGAGCTGGGCGTCCTCAGTACGACACCAAGGGAGAGGGCATCCTGATCACATCCCACGGAGAGCTGCAGTACTACCTGTCTCTGCTCAACCAGCAGCTGCCCATCGAGAGCCAGATGGTGTCCAAGTTGCCAGACATGCTCAACGCTGAGATAGTACTGGGCAATGTGCAGAATGCTAAG GATGCAGTGAACTGGCTGGGCTACACCTACCTGTACGTGCGTATGCTCCGTAACCCCACCCTGTACGGGGTCTCCCATGACGACCGCAGCTCTGACCCCCTGCTAGAGCGCCGCAGGATGGACCTGATCCACACTGCAGCCAACGTGCTGGACAAGAACAGCCTGGTCAAGTACGACAAGAGGACCGGCGCCTTCCAG GTTACTGACTTGGGTCGCATCGCCAGTCACTTCTACATAACCCACAACTCCATTCAGACCTACAACCAGCTGCTGAAGCCCACCCTTAGTGAGATTGAGCTGTTCCgcgtcttctccctctcctcagagTTCAGGAACATCACTGTCAGAGAG GAAGAGAAGCTAGAGCTGCAgaaacttctggagagagttccCATTCCAGTGAAGGAGAGCATTGAGGAGCCCAGTGCTAAG ATCAACGTGCTGCTCCAGGCTTACATCTCTCAGCTCAAACTGGAGGGCTTTGCTCTGATGGCTGACATGGTCTATGTGACACAG AGTGCTGGAAGACTGATGCGAGCCATCTTTGAAATCGTCCTGAGCAGGGGATGGGCCCAGCTCACAGACAAGACCATGAACCTCTGCAAGATGATTGACAAGAGGAT GTGGCAGTCCATGTCTCCTCTGCGTCAGTTCAGGAAGCTCCCAGAGGAAGTCATCAAGAAGATTGAGAAGAAGAACTTCCCCTTCGAGCGCCTCTATGACCTCAACCACAATGAGATTG GTGAGTTGATCCGCATGCCCAAGATGGGGAAGACCATCCACAAGTACGTGCACCAGTTCCCCAAACTGGACCTGGCCGTCCACCTGCAGCCCATCACCCGTTCCACACTGAAGGTGGAACTCACCATCACACCAGACTTCCAGTGGGATGACAAG GTGCATGGCTCATCGGAGGCCTTCTGGATACTGGTGGAGGATGTGGACAGTGAGGTCATCCTACACCACGAGTACTTCCTGCTCAAGGCCAAGTATGCCCAGGATGAGCACCTGGTCACCTTCTTTGTGCCCGTGTTTGAGCCCCTGCCCCCGCAGTACTTCATCCGTGTGGCCTCGGACCGTTGGCTGT cctGTGAGACCCAGCTGCCGGTGTCTTTCCGCCACCTGATCCTGCCAGAGAAGTACCCCCCTCCCACTGAGCTGCTGGACCTGCAGCCCCTGCCTGTGACAGCCCTCCGTAATGCTGCCTTCGAGACCCTCTACCAGAACAAGTTCCCCTTCTTCAACCCCATCCAGACGCAGG TGTTCAACGCTGTGTACAACAGTGACGACAACGTGTTTGTGGGAGCCCCGACCGGCAGTGGGAAGACCATCTGTGCTGAGTTTGCCATCCTGAGGATGCTGCTGCACAACGCAGAGGGTCGCTGTGTCTACATCACACCCATGGAGGCTCTGGCTGAACAG gtgtttgtTGACTGGCACCAGAAGTTCCAGGATGCTCTGAATAAGAAGGTGGTGTTGCTGACGGGAGAGACCAGCACTGACCTGAAGCTGCTGGGGAAGGGTGACATCATCGTCAGCACCCCGGACAAATGGGACATCCTGTCACGCCGCTGGAAGCAGAGGAAGAACGTCCAGAATGTCAGCCTCTTCATCGTGGACGAGACTCACCTCATTGGAGGAGAGAACGGT CCTGTGTTGGAGGTAATCTGCTCCAGGATGAGGTACATCTCATCTCAGATTGAGCGTCCCATCCGCATCGTGGCCCTCAGCTCCTCCCTGTCCAACGCCAAAGACGTGGCCCACTGGCTGGGCTGCAGTACCACCGCAACCTTCAACTTCCACCCCAACGTCAGGCCTGTCCCTCTGGAGCTGCACATCCAG GGCTTCAATGTGAGTCACACCCAGACTCGCCTGCTGTCCATGGCCAAGCCAGTGTACCACGCCATCATGAAGCACTCCCCCTCCAAACCGGCCGTGGTGTTCGTCCCATCCCGCCGACAGACTCGCCTCACCGCCATTGACATCCTCACCTTCTGTGCTGCTGACGTGGTCCCTCAGAG GTTCCTGCACTGCACTGAGAAGGACCTGGCTCCCTTCCTGGAGAAGGTGACGGACGGCACCCTGAAGGAGACGTTGGCCAATGGGGTGGGCTACCTGCACGAGGGCCTGTCCACCATAGAGCGCAGGATCGTGGAGCAGCTCTTCAACTCAG GGGCAGTCCAGGTTGTGGTGGCTTCACGCTCCCTCTGCTGGGGCACCAACATCTCTGCTCACTTGGTCGTTATCATGGACACCCAGTACTACAATGGCAAAATCCATGC CTACGTGGACTACCCTATCTACGATGTGCTCCAGATGGTGGGCAAGGCCAACCGGCCCCTGCAGGACGATGAGGGACGCTGCGTCATCATGTGTCAGGGTTCCAAAAAG GATTTCTTCAAGAAGTTCCTGTATGAGCCCCTGCCGGTGGAATCTCACCTAGACCACTGTATGCATGACCACTTCAACGCTGAGATCGTCACCAAGACGGTGGAGAACAAACAGGACGCAGTGGACTACCTGACCTGGACCTTCCTGTACCGCCGCATGACCCAGAACCCCAACTACTACAACCTGCAgg GCATGTCTCACCGTCACCTGTCAGACCACCTGTCAGAGCTGGTGGAGAACACCCTGCATGATCTAGAGCAGTCCAAGTGCATCAGCATCGAGGATGAGATGGACGTGGCACCTCTTAACTTGGGCATGATCGCTGCCTACTACTATATCAACTACACCACCATCG AGTTGTTCAGTATGTCCCTGAACGCCAAGACCAAGATTCGTGGATTGATTGAGATCATCTCCAATGCTGCAGAGTACAAGAACATCCCCATCAGACACCATGAGGACAACCTGCTCAGACAA CTGGCCCAGAAGGTGCCACACAAACTGAACAACCCCAAGTTCAACGACCCACACGTGAAGACCAACCTGCTGCTGCAGGCTCACTTGTCCAGGATGCAGTTGAGCGCTGAGCTGCAGTCAGACACAGAGGAGATCCTCAGCAAG GCTGTGCGTTTGATCCAGGCCTGTGTAGATGTGCTGTCCAGTAATGGCTGGCTGAGCCCTGCGCTGGCTGCTATGGAGCTGGCCCAGATGGTCACCCAGGCCATGTGGTCCAAGGACTCCTACCTCAAACAGCTACCTTACTTCACCTTGGAGCACATCAAACGCTGCACAGACAAG GGTGTGGAGAGtatctttgacattatggagatGGAGGATGAGGATCGTAGTGGGCTGCTGCAGCTCTCAGACACACAGATAGCTGACGTGGCTCGCTTCTGTAACCGCTACCCCAACATTGAACTGTCCTACGAGGTGGCAGAGAAGGAGAACATCAAGAG TGGAGGTCCAGTTTTGGTTCTGGTCCagttggagagagaagaggaggtgaCTGGGCCTGTTATTGCCCCACTCTTCCCCCAG AAACGTGAGGAGGGCTGGTGGGTGGTGATTGGAGACCCCAAATCCAACAGCCTGATCTCCATCAAGAGGCTGACACTGCAGCAGAAGGCCAAG GTGAAGCTGGACTTTGTTGCACCAGTGCTGGGCATTCACAACTACACACTGTACTTCATGAGTGATGCCTACATGGGCTGTGATCAGGAGTATAAGTTCAGTGTGGATGTGAAGGAGGCAGAAAGCGATGGAGACAGTGACTCAGACTAA
- the LOC115200070 gene encoding probable cytosolic iron-sulfur protein assembly protein ciao1-A isoform X1, producing the protein MIFALSSWRYGFVGIIHSYDQFCGCTLCLSVASSCKIASLLAMKDTLALLQKFNAHPDSRCWYVAWNPKGTLLASCGGDRAIRIWGREGDSWECKTVLQDGHQRAVRKVAWSPCGNYLASASFDATTCIWKKKNDDFECLTVLEGHENEVKCVAWAPSGNLLATCSRDKSVWIWEVDEEDEYECVSVVNSHTQDVKHVVWHPTQELLASCSYDNNVCVYKEEDDDWECRATLEGHTSTVWGLTFDPSGQRLASCSDDRTVKIWKECQPGGGQDTAWKCVCTLSGFHGRTVYDIAWCPLTGALATACGDDGVRVFKEDETADPDQPVFSLSAHVPKAHSQDVNCIAWHPKEAGLLVSCSDNGEIAVWNYQSEV; encoded by the exons ATGATATTTGCATTATCCTCTTGGAGATACGGTTTTGTTGGTATCATTCATAGCTACGACCAGTTTTGTGGCTGCACATTGTGCTTATCAGTTGCCAGCAGCTGCAAGATAGCAAGCTTGTTAGCAATGAAGGACACTTTGGCCCTTCTACAGAAATTCAACGCGCATCCAGATTCTCGCTGTTGGTATGTTGCATGGAACCCCAAGGGCACATTGCTGGCCTCGTGTGGTGGTGACCGGGCCATTCGGATATGGGGAAGGGAAG gtgacTCTTGGGAATGCAAGACAGTGCTCCAGGATGGACACCAGAGAGCTGTCAGAAAGGTGGCATGGTCCCCATGTGGAAACTACCTGGCCTCAGCCAGCTTTGATGCCACAACCTGCATCTGGAAGAAGAAGAATGACGACTTTGAG TGCTTGACTGTGTTGGAAGGACATGAGAATGAGGTGAAATGTGTGGCCTGGGCCCCATCCGGTAACCTGCTGGCCACATGTAGCAGAGACAAGAGCGTCTGGATCTGggaag tggatgaggaggatgagtaTGAGTGTGTGAGCGTGGTGAACTCTCATACACAGGATGTCAAGCATGTTGTCTGGCACCCAACACAGGAG CTCCTGGCCTCGTGTAGCTACGACAACAATGTGTGTGTCTATAAAGAAGAGGATGATGACTGGGAGTGCAGGGCGACCTTGGAGGGTCACACCTCCACTGTCTGGGGTTTGACCTTTGACCCAAGTGGCCAGAGACTGGCCTCCTGCAGTGATGACCGTACTGTAAAGATCTGGAAAGAATGTCAGCCTGGAGGTGGGCAGG ACACGGCTTGGAAATGTGTTTGCACCCTTTCAGGGTTTCATGGACGGACAGTGTATGATATTGCATG GTGTCCGCTGACCGGTGCCCTGGCGACTGCATGTGGTGATGACGGAGTGCGTGTGTTTAAGGAGGATGAGACAGCTGATCCAGACCAGCCTGTTTTCTCCCTGTCTGCCCATGTACCCAAGGCCCACAGCCAGGATGTCAACTGTATCGCCTGGCACCCCAAGGAGGCTGGGCTCCTTGTCTCCTGCAGTGACAATGGGGAGATAGCAGTCTGGAACTACCAGTCTGAGGTCTGA
- the LOC115200070 gene encoding probable cytosolic iron-sulfur protein assembly protein ciao1-A isoform X2 yields MIFALSSWRYGFVGIIHSYDQFCGCTLCLSVASSCKIASLLAMKDTLALLQKFNAHPDSRCWYVAWNPKGTLLASCGGDRAIRIWGREGDSWECKTVLQDGHQRAVRKVAWSPCGNYLASASFDATTCIWKKKNDDFECLTVLEGHENEVKCVAWAPSGNLLATCSRDKSVWIWEVDEEDEYECVSVVNSHTQDVKHVVWHPTQELLASCSYDNNVCVYKEEDDDWECRATLEGHTSTVWGLTFDPSGQRLASCSDDRTVKIWKECQPGDTAWKCVCTLSGFHGRTVYDIAWCPLTGALATACGDDGVRVFKEDETADPDQPVFSLSAHVPKAHSQDVNCIAWHPKEAGLLVSCSDNGEIAVWNYQSEV; encoded by the exons ATGATATTTGCATTATCCTCTTGGAGATACGGTTTTGTTGGTATCATTCATAGCTACGACCAGTTTTGTGGCTGCACATTGTGCTTATCAGTTGCCAGCAGCTGCAAGATAGCAAGCTTGTTAGCAATGAAGGACACTTTGGCCCTTCTACAGAAATTCAACGCGCATCCAGATTCTCGCTGTTGGTATGTTGCATGGAACCCCAAGGGCACATTGCTGGCCTCGTGTGGTGGTGACCGGGCCATTCGGATATGGGGAAGGGAAG gtgacTCTTGGGAATGCAAGACAGTGCTCCAGGATGGACACCAGAGAGCTGTCAGAAAGGTGGCATGGTCCCCATGTGGAAACTACCTGGCCTCAGCCAGCTTTGATGCCACAACCTGCATCTGGAAGAAGAAGAATGACGACTTTGAG TGCTTGACTGTGTTGGAAGGACATGAGAATGAGGTGAAATGTGTGGCCTGGGCCCCATCCGGTAACCTGCTGGCCACATGTAGCAGAGACAAGAGCGTCTGGATCTGggaag tggatgaggaggatgagtaTGAGTGTGTGAGCGTGGTGAACTCTCATACACAGGATGTCAAGCATGTTGTCTGGCACCCAACACAGGAG CTCCTGGCCTCGTGTAGCTACGACAACAATGTGTGTGTCTATAAAGAAGAGGATGATGACTGGGAGTGCAGGGCGACCTTGGAGGGTCACACCTCCACTGTCTGGGGTTTGACCTTTGACCCAAGTGGCCAGAGACTGGCCTCCTGCAGTGATGACCGTACTGTAAAGATCTGGAAAGAATGTCAGCCTGGAG ACACGGCTTGGAAATGTGTTTGCACCCTTTCAGGGTTTCATGGACGGACAGTGTATGATATTGCATG GTGTCCGCTGACCGGTGCCCTGGCGACTGCATGTGGTGATGACGGAGTGCGTGTGTTTAAGGAGGATGAGACAGCTGATCCAGACCAGCCTGTTTTCTCCCTGTCTGCCCATGTACCCAAGGCCCACAGCCAGGATGTCAACTGTATCGCCTGGCACCCCAAGGAGGCTGGGCTCCTTGTCTCCTGCAGTGACAATGGGGAGATAGCAGTCTGGAACTACCAGTCTGAGGTCTGA
- the LOC115200071 gene encoding transmembrane protein 127-like encodes MTMYAPPGATVPGSRRRRGGTALPKQPERSLASALPGALSITALCTALAEPAWVRVHGGTCSRQELGVADVLGYIDPKLMEDYCVNSQTILLIRVIAAFCFLGILCSLTAFLLDVFGPKHPALKITRRYAFAHILTVLQCATVIGFCYWASELILSLQQQHKKYHGSLIYVTFAISFYLVAGAGGASILATAANLLRHYPTEEEEQALELLSEMEESSETYPADYDIANQFQPPPAYMP; translated from the exons ATGACAATGTATGCACCACCTGGTGCCACTGTCCCTGGAAGCCGGCGAAGGAGAGGGGGTACCGCACTGCCCAAGCAGCCAGAGCGAAGCCTGGCATCGGCCCTCCCCGGAGCACTCTCCATCACGGCTCTATGTACGGCATTGGCCGAACCAGCTTGGGTCCGAGTTCATGGAGGGACGTGTTCCAGGCAGGAGCTTGGAGTGGCTGATGTCCTGGGATACATTGACCCAAAACTCATGGAGG ATTACTGCGTGAACTCCCAGACCATCTTACTGATAAGGGTCATTGCTGCCTTCTGCTTCCTGGGCATCCTGTGCAGCCTGACAGCTTTCCTGTTGGATGTCTTTGGGCCCAAGCACCCTGCCCTCAAGATCACCCGCAGATACGCATTTGCACACATTCTCACAG TGCTGCAGTGTGCCACAGTGATCGGGTTCTGCTACTGGGCCTCAGAGCTCATCTTGTCACTACAGCAGCAGCACAAGAAGTACCACGGATCCCTCATCTACGTCACTTTTGCCATCAGCTTTTACCTGGTGGCGGGGGCTGGTGGAGCCTCCATTCTGGCCACAGCTGCCAACCTGCTGCGCCACTAccccacagaggaggaggagcaggctcTGGAGCTTCTCTCAGAGATGGAGGAGAGCAGTGAAACATATCCTGCCGATTATGACATTGCCAACCAGTTCCAGCCGCCTCCTGCATACATGCCTTAA